A genomic window from Ciona intestinalis chromosome 8, KH, whole genome shotgun sequence includes:
- the LOC100186675 gene encoding AP-1 complex-associated regulatory protein isoform X1, producing the protein MNQCLGCLGMLFGSRQRKRRLKYLVKYKDDESRHLGVEFENLVFDDDERPNYGTDSPSITREEREMLVKRQYDKILEEQRKIDEQIDKKMFEEEDLIRVEEEAYHEAQKEAARAASITLSLREQSADLASTVGQSSNRRSLTLDEVEDDFEDFLKEVQSRSNAFRHQYANNNLDKQLDVKPDADHLSSIDRGGDGMSSEEDFLAHEISTSNKEDLEWDKYTTGLDGDAHVEDIPGKRLEPVGNANTSINKPNLSATISRSPDRSMEAERMFSITDDEEDMMGEFVQG; encoded by the exons ATGAATCAATGTCTTGGCTGTCTGGGCATGCTGTTCGGAAGCAGACAAAGGAAAAGACG TTTGAAATACTTGGTGAAATACAAAGACGATGAGTCTCGTCATCTTGGGGttgaatttgaaaatttgGTGTTTGACGATGATGAAAGGCCAAACTATGGGACTGATTCTCC TTCCATAACAAGGGAGGAAAGGGAAATGTTGGTGAAACGACAATATGACAAAATCCTGgaagaacaaagaaaaattgatGAACAAATTGATAAGAAG ATGTTTGAAGAAGAAGATTTGATTCGTGTAGAGGAAGAAGCTTATCATGAAGCACAGAAGGAAGCAGCTCGTGCGGCCTCCATTACACTCTCACTGAGA gagCAGTCAGCAGATCTGGCAAGCACAGTCGGACAATCATCAAATAGACGTAGCTTAACACT GGATGAAGTTGAAGATGATTTTGAAGATTTTTTGAAAGAAGTTCAATCTCGTTCTAATGCATTCCGTCACCAATATGCTAACAATAACTTAG ATAAACAGTTGGATGTTAAACCAGATGCAGATCATCTTTCATCCATAGATCGAGGAGGAGACGGGATGTCAAGTGAAGAGGACTTCCTTGCTCATGAAATATCAACATCCAATAAAGAGGATTTAGAATGGGATAAATATACAACAG GTTTGGATGGTGATGCTCATGTTGAAGATATACCTGGGAAACGATTAGAACCTGTGGGAAATGCTAATACAAGTATTAACAAGCCCAATCTATCGGCTACAATATCAAG GTCACCTGACAGAAGTATGGAAGCTGAGCGTATGTTTAGTATAACTGATGATGAAGAAGATATGATGGGAGAGTTCGTACAAGGTTGA
- the LOC100186675 gene encoding AP-1 complex-associated regulatory protein isoform X2, which translates to MNQCLGCLGMLFGSRQRKRRSITREEREMLVKRQYDKILEEQRKIDEQIDKKMFEEEDLIRVEEEAYHEAQKEAARAASITLSLREQSADLASTVGQSSNRRSLTLDEVEDDFEDFLKEVQSRSNAFRHQYANNNLDKQLDVKPDADHLSSIDRGGDGMSSEEDFLAHEISTSNKEDLEWDKYTTGLDGDAHVEDIPGKRLEPVGNANTSINKPNLSATISRSPDRSMEAERMFSITDDEEDMMGEFVQG; encoded by the exons ATGAATCAATGTCTTGGCTGTCTGGGCATGCTGTTCGGAAGCAGACAAAGGAAAAGACG TTCCATAACAAGGGAGGAAAGGGAAATGTTGGTGAAACGACAATATGACAAAATCCTGgaagaacaaagaaaaattgatGAACAAATTGATAAGAAG ATGTTTGAAGAAGAAGATTTGATTCGTGTAGAGGAAGAAGCTTATCATGAAGCACAGAAGGAAGCAGCTCGTGCGGCCTCCATTACACTCTCACTGAGA gagCAGTCAGCAGATCTGGCAAGCACAGTCGGACAATCATCAAATAGACGTAGCTTAACACT GGATGAAGTTGAAGATGATTTTGAAGATTTTTTGAAAGAAGTTCAATCTCGTTCTAATGCATTCCGTCACCAATATGCTAACAATAACTTAG ATAAACAGTTGGATGTTAAACCAGATGCAGATCATCTTTCATCCATAGATCGAGGAGGAGACGGGATGTCAAGTGAAGAGGACTTCCTTGCTCATGAAATATCAACATCCAATAAAGAGGATTTAGAATGGGATAAATATACAACAG GTTTGGATGGTGATGCTCATGTTGAAGATATACCTGGGAAACGATTAGAACCTGTGGGAAATGCTAATACAAGTATTAACAAGCCCAATCTATCGGCTACAATATCAAG GTCACCTGACAGAAGTATGGAAGCTGAGCGTATGTTTAGTATAACTGATGATGAAGAAGATATGATGGGAGAGTTCGTACAAGGTTGA